A single genomic interval of Nostoc commune NIES-4072 harbors:
- a CDS encoding DGQHR domain-containing protein: MKDSDSTADIAREYLERENKEKQVLALLLEKFLGRKDQILVQKTEMGGTEAYVSSVTLEWFAGRVHFASGLPLFQKKYNPETDNVEIDADSIDEIQQRPLDWSRQAPLVQYLAARHNHKFPPVLVVINQPWADNPKAAEWDSEGRATKSTTDFIPLDKDAKVGLLNISEDNVTIYALDGQHRLMGVQGLMELIKTRKLQRYKKDKGADDSFITVNDLIEKYQVDLAYLQNLPKEKIGIEFICAVAAGETRTEARRRVRSIFVHVNLMAAPLTKGQLTQLNEDDGFAIVARKIAVTHPLLEQRQERNPRVNWNSATVASNSTVLTTLQALQDMSERYLAQKFPHWKPLEKGLIPMRPEDEEIEQGIEEFKKLFDSLASLSSYKILEHEDTPALRRFSFERDGGEGNMLFRPVAQVALAQALGILVFKKGFSLEDIFKKLRKFDQQGGFSGMEYPQSLWYGVLYDPNKKRVQVAGRDLAAKLLVYILGGVQEQMERAELRKALADARTVEDKTISFDGEFVEPKAVGLPHILN; this comes from the coding sequence ATGAAAGACTCTGACTCAACTGCTGACATCGCTAGAGAATACCTGGAACGGGAAAACAAGGAAAAACAGGTACTAGCTTTACTCCTGGAGAAGTTTTTAGGGAGAAAAGATCAGATTCTCGTACAAAAAACCGAGATGGGTGGTACGGAGGCTTATGTTAGCTCTGTTACCTTGGAATGGTTTGCAGGTCGGGTTCACTTCGCCTCTGGCTTACCTCTGTTTCAAAAAAAGTATAATCCTGAGACTGATAATGTCGAGATTGACGCGGATAGCATTGATGAAATTCAACAGCGTCCCCTTGATTGGTCACGTCAAGCGCCGCTAGTCCAGTATTTAGCGGCTCGACACAACCATAAGTTTCCACCGGTGCTAGTAGTAATTAATCAACCGTGGGCGGATAATCCTAAAGCTGCTGAGTGGGATAGTGAAGGACGCGCCACCAAGTCTACGACTGATTTTATACCTCTAGATAAAGACGCTAAAGTAGGTCTGCTAAATATTTCTGAGGATAATGTAACTATTTATGCACTGGATGGTCAACACCGATTAATGGGGGTTCAGGGGTTGATGGAGTTAATCAAAACTCGCAAACTCCAGCGCTATAAAAAGGATAAAGGTGCTGATGACAGTTTTATTACAGTCAATGATTTGATAGAAAAGTACCAAGTAGACCTTGCTTACTTGCAAAATTTACCCAAGGAAAAAATTGGTATTGAGTTCATCTGTGCGGTAGCGGCTGGGGAAACTCGCACCGAGGCGAGGCGGAGGGTGAGATCGATTTTTGTTCATGTCAACCTGATGGCTGCACCCTTAACTAAAGGTCAGCTAACACAGTTGAATGAAGATGATGGTTTTGCGATCGTTGCTAGAAAAATTGCAGTTACACATCCACTATTAGAACAACGACAAGAACGCAATCCCCGCGTTAATTGGAATAGTGCAACAGTAGCCTCCAATTCTACAGTTTTGACGACTTTGCAAGCTCTGCAAGATATGTCTGAGCGATATTTGGCTCAAAAGTTCCCTCACTGGAAACCCTTGGAGAAAGGTCTAATTCCCATGCGTCCAGAGGATGAAGAAATTGAGCAGGGAATTGAGGAATTTAAAAAGCTATTTGATTCTTTGGCTAGTCTTTCTAGTTATAAAATTTTAGAACACGAGGATACACCAGCTTTACGGCGCTTCAGCTTTGAGAGGGATGGAGGTGAAGGAAATATGCTTTTCCGTCCAGTTGCTCAAGTTGCATTAGCGCAAGCTTTGGGAATTTTGGTTTTTAAAAAAGGTTTTTCTTTAGAAGATATTTTTAAGAAACTGCGAAAGTTTGACCAGCAAGGTGGTTTTAGTGGTATGGAATATCCCCAATCTCTCTGGTATGGGGTTTTATATGACCCGAATAAAAAGCGAGTGCAGGTTGCTGGAAGAGATTTAGCAGCAAAGTTATTGGTTTATATCCTGGGTGGAGTTCAGGAACAGATGGAACGTGCTGAACTGCGTAAAGCTTTGGCGGATGCTAGGACTGTGGAAGATAAAACTATAAGTTTTGATGGCGAGTTTGTTGAACCGAAAGCGGTAGGACTTCCACATATCCTGAACTAG
- the dndE gene encoding DNA sulfur modification protein DndE: protein MESPIERIKLSQTAKDQLTKLKRSTKIDQWNILCRWAFCRSLAESTAPSPVPIPQDSNVEMTWRVFGGEMSDILLLALKQRCHNDGYPTDKETLATQFRLHLHRGIGYLAGDPNIKKIEDLIELAVKN from the coding sequence ATGGAATCACCTATTGAAAGAATAAAACTCTCTCAAACAGCCAAAGACCAACTTACCAAACTTAAGCGCAGCACCAAAATCGACCAATGGAATATTCTATGCCGTTGGGCGTTTTGTCGTTCCCTCGCAGAATCAACCGCACCCTCCCCCGTCCCAATTCCCCAAGATAGCAATGTCGAAATGACTTGGCGCGTCTTTGGCGGCGAAATGTCTGACATACTCCTCCTCGCCCTCAAGCAACGCTGTCACAATGACGGTTATCCCACCGACAAAGAAACCCTCGCCACCCAATTCCGCTTACATTTGCATCGCGGTATTGGCTATTTAGCAGGCGATCCAAATATCAAGAAAATTGAAGATTTAATTGAACTAGCGGTTAAAAATTGA
- the dndC gene encoding DNA phosphorothioation system sulfurtransferase DndC — protein sequence MATAQQPENKGQETRTVADLVEDIQALTTEIQELYCLDEIPWVVGYSGGKDSSCVLQLVWNAIAALPPEKRTKTIYVITTDTLVENPIVAAWVRNSLKQMKSEAQAQELPFEPHLLQPDFKETFWVGLIGKGYPAPRGKFRWCTERLKINPSNRFIRDVIRASGEAIVVLGTRKAESTKRASRMKKLEAQRVRDRLSPNMNLPNSLVYSPIEDWQNDEVWIYLMQWENPWGYSNKDLFSMYRGASADNECPLVVDTSTPSCGSSRFGCWVCTLVSQDKSLAAMIQNDEEKEWMQPLLDFRKELDAEETRDKRDFRRRNGGVQLYERNLEDGISIEHIPGPFIKEAREDWLRKLLTVEKQIRQTAPENMRDITLITLEEMSEIRRIWLEERHEFDDSLPRIYQEVTGEEFQDPRPGADYSLLGLDEWAVLEEICEGDVMHLELMAKLLDTEYQYRKKARRTGIYNSLEKCFDTSSRSQKNAIDHAHLKRDLREAITDGDIIKFKEKFKQLTLGDVDIKDEVRDEIIAIPDEVNVIQNDQISTISPTETNVTPQSWANIKFKGNNH from the coding sequence ATGGCTACAGCACAACAACCAGAGAATAAAGGTCAGGAGACACGTACTGTAGCAGATTTAGTGGAAGATATCCAAGCTCTCACCACTGAAATTCAAGAGTTGTACTGTTTAGATGAAATACCTTGGGTTGTCGGTTACTCAGGTGGTAAAGATAGCTCATGTGTACTGCAATTGGTTTGGAATGCGATCGCAGCCCTACCACCCGAAAAGCGAACTAAAACAATATACGTTATCACCACAGACACACTGGTAGAAAATCCTATCGTTGCTGCTTGGGTACGTAATTCTTTAAAACAGATGAAATCTGAAGCTCAAGCGCAAGAATTACCATTTGAACCCCATTTGCTACAACCAGATTTTAAAGAAACATTCTGGGTAGGTTTGATTGGTAAAGGTTATCCAGCACCCAGAGGAAAATTTCGTTGGTGTACAGAACGCCTCAAAATTAATCCTTCTAACCGCTTTATCCGTGATGTGATTCGAGCGAGTGGAGAAGCGATTGTTGTGCTGGGTACTCGCAAAGCTGAAAGCACAAAACGTGCTAGCCGAATGAAGAAATTGGAAGCTCAACGAGTCCGCGATCGCCTCAGTCCTAATATGAACTTGCCAAATTCTTTAGTTTATAGCCCTATTGAAGACTGGCAAAATGATGAAGTCTGGATTTATCTCATGCAGTGGGAAAACCCTTGGGGGTACAGCAATAAAGATTTATTCTCCATGTATCGAGGTGCTTCTGCTGATAATGAATGTCCTTTAGTTGTCGATACATCTACCCCTAGTTGTGGTAGCTCTCGTTTTGGTTGCTGGGTTTGCACGCTGGTTAGTCAAGATAAATCGCTTGCAGCGATGATTCAAAATGACGAAGAGAAAGAGTGGATGCAACCTTTACTTGATTTCCGTAAAGAATTGGATGCTGAAGAAACACGTGATAAAAGAGATTTCCGACGTAGAAATGGTGGTGTCCAACTTTATGAACGTAACTTAGAAGATGGGATATCTATTGAACACATTCCTGGCCCGTTTATTAAAGAAGCGCGAGAGGATTGGCTAAGAAAGTTACTTACCGTTGAAAAACAAATTCGTCAAACGGCGCCAGAAAATATGCGCGATATCACCCTAATTACTCTAGAAGAAATGAGCGAAATTCGCCGCATTTGGCTAGAAGAAAGACACGAATTTGATGATAGTTTACCCCGGATTTATCAAGAAGTGACTGGCGAAGAATTTCAAGATCCCCGACCTGGTGCTGACTATAGCCTTTTAGGTCTAGATGAGTGGGCAGTACTAGAAGAAATCTGTGAAGGCGATGTTATGCACTTAGAACTCATGGCAAAGTTATTAGACACAGAATACCAATATCGCAAAAAAGCTCGTCGCACAGGAATATACAACAGTCTAGAAAAATGTTTTGATACGAGTTCGCGTTCCCAAAAAAATGCAATTGATCATGCTCATTTAAAACGCGATTTAAGAGAAGCAATTACTGATGGTGATATTATAAAATTTAAGGAAAAGTTTAAGCAGTTAACTTTGGGAGATGTTGATATAAAAGACGAGGTTAGAGATGAAATTATAGCTATACCAGATGAAGTTAATGTAATCCAAAATGACCAAATATCAACCATATCCCCTACAGAAACTAATGTAACACCTCAAAGTTGGGCAAATATCAAATTTAAAGGTAACAACCATTAA
- a CDS encoding type II toxin-antitoxin system PemK/MazF family toxin, giving the protein MVVTVVVGTKGTNIRHDYPNNIRVSPSDSGLRLETVFLCFQIRSLDPNRFPADPSGKISDSKMLEVETAVRYCLGL; this is encoded by the coding sequence TTGGTTGTAACTGTAGTTGTAGGTACGAAAGGAACAAATATTAGGCACGATTATCCAAATAATATACGAGTATCTCCAAGTGACAGTGGATTGCGACTAGAAACAGTGTTTTTATGTTTTCAAATTCGTTCTTTAGATCCAAATCGCTTTCCTGCTGATCCATCTGGCAAGATTTCTGACTCCAAGATGCTTGAAGTTGAAACTGCGGTTCGCTACTGTTTGGGTTTATGA
- a CDS encoding DNA sulfur modification protein DndB produces the protein MAQTNQDSNNSVSPEIKAKFSTLVAPFFEDHYRDSCYPGLIFRQGKRKMLQINIPAKDFPALLVAKPAKDDDPELGKQRPEVPGHAEEIKNYIIEQARKGKPWILGTLTANVPADKITILELGRGICIVVIPRDVKLEITDGQHRKTAIQKLIESEESSLISDNDFPITLVLEDDIDQCRKDFGDMAQTKPLGKALLLSFGEVEGRVGITKKLVKQVNIFYDKTDKIQDSPRIQKKFIYTNNYITRAVSCAFTKNPDSELQDYDVEISSNALASCLNKFFFECSNTKYISETKVADLTIAELRKFKDECILGVSAGLEVLGRLLYFTYNKDSNYFDDVKVSQLAQIDWTRSNPIWENNLIRIDPNPKNPDKRYKLYTNANAVSGAVKALKDKLGWMENPSY, from the coding sequence ATGGCTCAAACAAACCAGGATAGTAATAATAGTGTTTCGCCAGAGATCAAAGCTAAGTTTAGTACCTTGGTTGCGCCGTTCTTTGAAGACCATTATCGAGATTCCTGCTATCCAGGACTAATTTTTCGCCAGGGAAAGCGGAAAATGCTACAAATTAATATACCAGCTAAGGACTTTCCAGCACTTTTAGTAGCAAAGCCTGCTAAGGACGATGATCCTGAATTAGGTAAACAACGCCCAGAAGTCCCAGGTCATGCTGAGGAGATCAAAAATTATATTATCGAACAAGCCCGAAAAGGAAAACCCTGGATTTTGGGGACGCTGACAGCAAATGTACCCGCAGATAAAATAACAATTCTCGAATTAGGCAGAGGTATTTGTATAGTTGTAATTCCTCGTGATGTTAAATTAGAGATTACAGATGGACAACATCGTAAGACTGCTATTCAAAAGTTAATTGAAAGTGAGGAAAGTTCCTTAATTAGTGATAATGATTTTCCTATCACGCTGGTCTTAGAAGACGATATTGACCAGTGTAGAAAAGATTTTGGAGATATGGCTCAAACTAAACCGTTAGGTAAAGCATTGCTATTATCATTTGGTGAAGTTGAAGGTCGTGTTGGTATTACTAAAAAATTAGTAAAACAAGTCAATATTTTTTACGACAAAACAGATAAAATTCAAGATTCTCCACGTATTCAAAAGAAATTTATTTACACAAATAACTACATAACAAGGGCTGTGAGTTGTGCTTTTACAAAGAATCCTGATTCTGAACTTCAAGACTATGATGTGGAGATTTCATCTAATGCTCTAGCTAGTTGTCTCAATAAGTTTTTCTTTGAATGCAGTAACACAAAATATATTTCTGAGACAAAGGTAGCTGATTTGACTATTGCTGAACTAAGAAAATTTAAAGATGAATGTATACTGGGAGTGAGTGCTGGTCTGGAAGTTTTAGGTCGATTGCTATACTTCACTTACAACAAAGACAGCAATTATTTTGATGATGTAAAAGTTTCCCAACTTGCACAGATAGATTGGACAAGAAGTAATCCAATTTGGGAAAATAATTTAATTAGGATAGATCCTAATCCTAAAAATCCGGATAAGCGTTATAAACTATACACTAATGCCAACGCAGTAAGTGGTGCAGTCAAGGCGCTTAAAGATAAACTAGGATGGATGGAAAACCCTTCCTATTGA
- the dndD gene encoding DNA sulfur modification protein DndD encodes MIFLELVLQNFGPYSGKQVINLNPKIDEENSHPIILLGGMNGGGKTTLMDAIRLALYGARAQCSTRGNLSYSDFLNQCVNNKIDPVADTRIELLFEHIENDKPIKYRVVRSWTKNPKDGKDTLGILGDSDTWPDALVNIWDEYIENLLPLGISNLFLFDGEQVKELAEQEIPPPVVVDAIRGLLGLELADRLAVDLDILVNRKLKEVANSNDLANLEEIETRLTQQQEDYQTTEEKVETLKNQVEELEQKQQEAFDKFISEGGKIAAERNQLELQQNTKTAEIEQVRQSMCELAADVLPLALIPNLLNQVQAQGEKEFRHQQVQISKDLLIERDQRLLTWLNEVEISPIQVEKIQSFLIQDVDNLYAKTIQTEASWLLADDEILTQLDNLIYHLQNSKLSAKEKLAILKKKEEEIHTLERQVQTAAAPEDYTKLRQALEAAQNQVVEAKANYETIRRRLADLETIIAKSKRELSDYTVENIKHKNSEHIITSATKVQNTLKIFREKLTLRKLNKLEEEVKNCFLYLLHKSDLVHRITIDTKTFSLLLYDLNGKPVPKHRLSAGEKQLLAIAFLWGLAKVSGHRLPVAIDTPLGRLDSSHRSNLVERYFPSASHQVILLSTDTEIGKKEMETLRENEAIAREYLLKYDSSTRQTTIQPGYFW; translated from the coding sequence ATGATATTTCTTGAACTCGTTCTACAAAACTTTGGCCCCTACAGTGGAAAACAGGTAATTAATCTTAACCCAAAAATTGATGAGGAAAACTCACACCCAATTATCCTCTTAGGTGGGATGAATGGCGGCGGAAAAACTACCCTTATGGATGCCATTCGTCTAGCACTCTATGGCGCTCGTGCCCAATGTTCTACCCGTGGTAATTTAAGTTATAGCGATTTTCTCAATCAATGTGTTAACAACAAAATAGATCCAGTTGCAGACACGCGGATTGAATTACTTTTTGAACATATTGAAAACGATAAACCAATAAAATACCGTGTTGTCCGTAGTTGGACAAAAAACCCTAAAGACGGTAAAGATACATTAGGTATTTTAGGCGACAGTGATACATGGCCTGATGCTTTAGTTAATATTTGGGATGAATATATTGAAAATCTCCTACCATTAGGTATTTCTAATTTATTTCTTTTTGATGGTGAACAGGTTAAAGAACTCGCAGAACAGGAAATACCACCACCAGTTGTAGTAGATGCAATTCGCGGACTTTTAGGACTAGAGTTAGCAGATCGTTTAGCAGTTGATTTAGATATTTTAGTTAATCGTAAACTTAAAGAAGTTGCTAATAGTAATGATTTAGCAAATTTAGAGGAAATTGAAACTAGGTTAACCCAACAGCAAGAAGATTATCAAACAACAGAAGAGAAAGTAGAAACTCTCAAAAATCAGGTAGAAGAGTTAGAACAAAAGCAGCAAGAAGCCTTTGATAAATTTATTTCTGAAGGTGGGAAGATTGCAGCCGAACGCAATCAATTAGAACTACAACAGAATACAAAGACTGCGGAAATCGAACAAGTACGTCAGTCAATGTGTGAATTAGCGGCTGATGTTTTACCTTTGGCATTAATTCCCAATTTGCTTAATCAGGTGCAAGCACAGGGAGAAAAAGAATTTCGCCATCAACAGGTACAAATTTCTAAAGATTTGTTAATTGAGCGAGATCAGCGCTTACTTACTTGGCTAAATGAAGTAGAGATTTCTCCGATACAAGTTGAAAAAATCCAATCATTTTTAATCCAAGATGTGGATAATTTATATGCAAAAACTATCCAGACAGAAGCATCTTGGCTATTAGCTGATGATGAAATTTTAACTCAGCTAGATAATCTTATCTATCACTTACAAAATTCTAAACTTTCTGCAAAAGAGAAATTAGCTATTCTCAAAAAGAAAGAAGAGGAAATTCATACTCTAGAAAGACAAGTGCAAACAGCAGCAGCACCAGAAGATTATACAAAGCTGCGTCAAGCACTAGAAGCGGCGCAAAACCAAGTTGTTGAAGCTAAAGCAAATTATGAAACAATCCGCCGCCGTTTAGCTGATTTAGAAACTATTATTGCCAAGTCTAAGAGGGAATTAAGTGATTATACTGTAGAAAATATTAAGCATAAAAATAGCGAACATATTATTACCTCTGCGACTAAAGTTCAAAACACACTTAAGATTTTTCGTGAAAAGTTAACCCTGCGAAAGCTCAATAAATTAGAGGAAGAAGTTAAAAATTGCTTCCTTTATCTCCTCCATAAATCAGACTTAGTGCATCGCATCACTATTGATACTAAGACTTTTAGCCTTTTGCTTTACGATTTAAATGGTAAACCAGTCCCTAAACATCGTTTATCAGCAGGTGAAAAACAATTACTTGCGATCGCCTTCCTCTGGGGTTTAGCCAAAGTCTCTGGACACCGCCTACCTGTAGCAATCGATACGCCACTAGGTAGACTAGACTCCTCTCACCGCAGTAACTTAGTTGAACGTTACTTTCCATCCGCCAGTCATCAAGTAATTTTGCTTTCCACCGATACTGAGATTGGCAAGAAAGAAATGGAAACACTGCGAGAAAACGAAGCGATCGCCCGCGAATACCTGCTCAAATACGACTCCTCCACCCGCCAAACAACTATCCAACCAGGATATTTTTGGTAG
- a CDS encoding DNA phosphorothioation-associated putative methyltransferase, which produces MPETLEIERHRAAIARTDISRPVRLAIEWAILNQDTTFFDYGCGYGGDVQRVKNLGYTSAGWDPYYYPDVPRTPADVVNLGYVLNVIEDAEERRQSLRQAWKLTGKVLIVAAQILINAPSKTQLAYNDGIVTRRNTFQKYYEQEELKTYIDEVLNVDAVPIALGVYFVFRDEAEKESYKAIRFFSSTSTPRVRIPTKRFEDYQEQLQPLMTFFTKRGRLPVKGELENEQELLSEFGNFRRAFGVVLQATDEAEWDAIAYRRSLDIQVYLALTHFDKRPAWQKLAPEIRHDIKAFFSSYEEACQVADQKLFSLGKPGVIQTACEKSKIGKHTRGALYVHVSALAALDPVLRICEGCASRTIGRVDEATLIKYHTDKPQISYLSYPEFDTDPHPALKASIGIDLKTLFVTHRDYETRANPPILHRKETFVTSNYPRYEEFAKLTQQEQELGLLNQKSDIGTREGWEKCLAAHRVEIRGHQVCPIQDS; this is translated from the coding sequence ATGCCTGAAACGCTAGAAATCGAGCGTCATAGAGCTGCGATCGCTCGCACTGACATATCTCGCCCCGTGCGATTAGCAATAGAATGGGCAATCTTAAATCAAGACACCACTTTTTTTGACTACGGTTGCGGCTATGGTGGTGATGTCCAACGAGTTAAAAACTTAGGCTACACCAGTGCAGGCTGGGACCCTTACTACTATCCCGATGTCCCACGCACCCCCGCCGATGTGGTCAACTTGGGCTATGTCCTCAACGTTATTGAAGACGCAGAGGAACGCCGTCAAAGCCTTCGCCAAGCCTGGAAACTCACAGGGAAAGTTTTAATTGTCGCAGCTCAAATACTGATTAACGCTCCCAGCAAAACCCAACTTGCTTACAATGATGGCATTGTGACGCGCCGCAATACTTTTCAGAAATATTACGAACAAGAAGAACTCAAAACTTATATTGATGAAGTCTTAAATGTAGATGCAGTACCGATCGCACTAGGCGTTTACTTTGTTTTTCGAGATGAAGCTGAAAAAGAAAGTTACAAAGCTATCCGCTTCTTTTCTAGCACTTCTACACCGCGAGTCCGCATCCCCACAAAGCGGTTTGAAGACTATCAAGAACAGCTACAACCACTCATGACTTTCTTTACCAAGCGCGGTAGACTACCTGTGAAAGGCGAATTGGAAAATGAACAAGAATTACTAAGCGAATTTGGTAACTTTCGCCGCGCCTTCGGTGTAGTTTTGCAAGCTACTGATGAGGCTGAATGGGATGCGATCGCTTACCGTCGTTCTCTAGATATCCAAGTTTATCTTGCCCTCACCCACTTTGATAAACGCCCTGCATGGCAGAAACTAGCACCAGAAATACGTCACGATATCAAAGCCTTTTTTAGTAGCTATGAAGAAGCTTGTCAAGTCGCCGACCAAAAGCTTTTCAGCTTGGGTAAACCTGGGGTGATTCAAACTGCGTGCGAAAAAAGCAAAATTGGTAAACATACGCGCGGTGCGCTTTACGTCCATGTTTCCGCACTTGCTGCACTTGATCCCGTACTACGAATTTGTGAAGGTTGCGCTAGCCGTACCATTGGGCGTGTCGATGAAGCTACATTAATCAAATATCACACTGATAAACCGCAAATATCCTATCTGTCTTATCCCGAATTCGACACTGATCCTCATCCCGCGTTAAAAGCCAGCATCGGTATTGATTTAAAAACCCTATTTGTCACTCATCGAGATTATGAAACTAGGGCAAATCCGCCAATTTTGCACCGTAAGGAAACATTTGTTACCAGCAACTACCCACGCTACGAAGAATTTGCTAAACTCACCCAACAAGAACAGGAATTAGGGCTGCTTAACCAAAAAAGCGACATTGGTACGCGTGAAGGTTGGGAAAAATGCCTCGCTGCACACAGAGTAGAAATCAGAGGGCATCAGGTTTGTCCAATTCAGGACAGTTAA